The proteins below are encoded in one region of Streptomyces cyanogenus:
- a CDS encoding penicillin-binding transpeptidase domain-containing protein, producing the protein MAKYIRHACGFCALLLAALLANAARVQVVQSREYDDNPANRRATIARYQQPRGNILVGGEPVTGSVDTGEQLRYERAYEDGPLYAPVTGFSSQKYGTTFLEHTEDGVLSGTDPMLAPLPLWTDATRARNRGGDVVTTLSRRAQEAAYLGLAGRKGAVAAVEPATGRVLALVTSPSYDPSELSGNNEAVSAAWARLNHDPEKPMLNRAVRQSYPPGSTFKVVTAAAALDAGVVTDLDAPTDSPDPYRLPGTTTRLTNEGDGCRNASVRYAFEWSCNTVFAKLGVDVGVRNMAATAQAFGFNDTGLGIPFAVSPSTFDTKVDRAQLALSSIGQYNTRATPLQMAMVAAAVADGGRLRPPYLVERTTRHGGETVTGSGAGPGRQVMRPATAARLKELMAGVVEEGTGTNAAIPGALVGGKTGTAQHGVGNAGVPYAWFVSWAQARNAPEPQVAVAVVVEDASADRGEISGGGDAAPIAREVMRAVLGR; encoded by the coding sequence ATGGCGAAGTACATCCGGCACGCCTGCGGTTTCTGCGCCCTGCTGCTGGCGGCCCTGCTGGCCAACGCGGCCCGCGTGCAGGTCGTGCAGTCCCGTGAGTACGACGACAACCCGGCCAACCGCCGGGCCACCATCGCCCGCTACCAGCAGCCCCGCGGGAACATCCTGGTGGGCGGCGAGCCGGTCACCGGGTCGGTGGACACCGGCGAGCAGCTGCGCTACGAACGCGCCTACGAGGACGGCCCGTTGTACGCGCCGGTCACCGGGTTCTCCTCGCAGAAGTACGGCACCACGTTCCTGGAGCACACCGAGGACGGGGTGCTCTCCGGCACCGATCCGATGCTCGCCCCGCTGCCGTTGTGGACCGACGCGACGCGGGCACGGAACCGGGGCGGGGACGTCGTGACGACCCTCAGCCGGCGGGCGCAGGAGGCCGCGTACCTGGGTCTCGCGGGCCGCAAGGGCGCGGTGGCCGCGGTCGAGCCGGCCACGGGCCGCGTCCTGGCGCTGGTGACCAGCCCGTCGTACGACCCGTCGGAGCTGTCGGGCAACAACGAGGCGGTGTCGGCGGCGTGGGCCCGGCTCAACCACGACCCGGAGAAGCCGATGCTCAACCGGGCGGTACGGCAGTCCTATCCGCCGGGGTCGACGTTCAAGGTGGTCACCGCGGCGGCGGCACTGGACGCGGGCGTGGTCACGGACCTCGACGCGCCCACCGACTCCCCCGACCCCTACCGGCTGCCCGGCACCACCACCCGGCTGACCAACGAGGGCGACGGCTGCCGGAACGCCTCGGTGCGCTACGCCTTCGAGTGGTCCTGCAACACGGTCTTCGCCAAGCTGGGCGTCGACGTGGGGGTGCGGAACATGGCGGCGACGGCCCAGGCGTTCGGGTTCAACGACACCGGCCTGGGCATCCCCTTCGCCGTGTCGCCCAGCACCTTCGACACGAAGGTGGACCGGGCGCAGCTGGCGCTGTCCTCGATCGGGCAGTACAACACGCGGGCCACCCCGCTGCAGATGGCGATGGTCGCGGCGGCGGTCGCGGACGGGGGCCGGCTGCGTCCGCCGTACCTGGTGGAGCGGACCACCCGGCACGGCGGCGAGACGGTCACCGGCAGCGGGGCCGGGCCGGGGCGGCAGGTGATGCGGCCGGCCACCGCGGCCCGGCTGAAGGAGCTGATGGCCGGTGTGGTCGAGGAGGGCACCGGCACCAACGCGGCGATCCCCGGCGCGCTGGTCGGCGGCAAGACCGGCACCGCCCAGCACGGGGTCGGCAATGCCGGGGTGCCGTACGCCTGGTTCGTCTCCTGGGCGCAGGCCCGGAACGCGCCGGAGCCGCAGGTGGCGGTCGCGGTGGTGGTGGAGGACGCCTCGGCGGACCGGGGTGAGATCAGCGGCGGCGGGGACGCGGCGCCGATCGCGCGCGAGGTGATGCGGGCGGTGCTCGGCAGGTGA
- a CDS encoding FtsW/RodA/SpoVE family cell cycle protein: MTNAGTTTAAVPAPARAARLPRRRGVELSLLVLAVLLSVYGYCAVGLARTGTVPPGAAGYGAGLGVLALCAHIAVRIRAPYADPLPLPIGVLLNGLGLVLIYRLDLETPGDQAAPAQLVWSTLGVGLFIAVVLVLRDHRVLQRYSYVCVVAALALLALPILFPAVNGARIWIRIAGFSIQPGEFAKVLLAVFFAAYLAANRSALAYTGRRLWRLQFPTGRVLGPILTIWLVSVGVLVLERDLGTSLLFFGLFVVLLYVATGRTGWIAVGLLLAVLGAFAVGRLEPHVGGRIEDWLHPFATIEAGQGPNQLSQSLFAFAAGGVLGTGLGLGHSILIGFAAKSDFILATAGEELGLAGLAAIVLLYALLVERGYRAGLALREPFGRLLAVGLASIVALQVFVIAGGVTGLIPLTGMAMPFLAQGGSSVVTNWAIVALLVRVSDSARSQYDGREAP; the protein is encoded by the coding sequence ATGACGAACGCCGGAACCACCACGGCGGCGGTCCCCGCTCCCGCGCGCGCCGCACGCCTCCCCCGGCGCCGGGGCGTCGAACTCTCCCTGCTCGTGCTGGCCGTCCTGCTGTCCGTGTACGGCTACTGCGCGGTGGGGCTGGCCCGGACCGGCACCGTCCCGCCGGGCGCCGCCGGCTACGGGGCCGGCCTCGGCGTGCTCGCCCTGTGCGCGCACATCGCGGTCCGCATCCGGGCGCCGTACGCCGATCCCCTCCCGCTGCCCATCGGCGTGCTGCTCAACGGGCTCGGGCTGGTGCTGATCTACCGGCTGGACCTGGAGACACCGGGTGACCAGGCGGCCCCCGCCCAACTGGTGTGGTCCACGCTCGGGGTGGGCCTGTTCATCGCCGTCGTCCTGGTGCTGCGCGACCACCGGGTGCTCCAGCGGTACTCGTACGTCTGCGTGGTGGCCGCCCTCGCCCTGCTGGCGCTGCCGATCCTGTTCCCGGCGGTCAACGGCGCCCGGATCTGGATCCGGATCGCCGGGTTCTCCATCCAGCCGGGCGAGTTCGCGAAGGTGCTGCTCGCGGTGTTCTTCGCCGCCTATCTGGCCGCCAACCGCAGCGCGCTCGCGTACACCGGCCGGCGGCTGTGGCGGCTGCAGTTCCCGACCGGGCGGGTGCTCGGGCCGATCCTGACGATCTGGCTGGTGAGCGTGGGGGTGCTGGTGCTGGAGCGGGACCTCGGGACCTCGCTGCTGTTCTTCGGGCTGTTCGTGGTGCTGCTGTACGTCGCCACCGGGCGCACCGGCTGGATCGCGGTCGGGCTGCTGCTGGCCGTGCTCGGCGCCTTCGCCGTGGGGCGGCTGGAGCCGCACGTGGGCGGCCGGATCGAGGACTGGCTGCACCCGTTCGCCACCATCGAGGCCGGGCAGGGCCCCAACCAGCTCTCCCAGTCGCTGTTCGCCTTCGCCGCCGGCGGGGTCCTCGGCACCGGCCTGGGGCTCGGCCACTCCATCCTGATCGGCTTCGCCGCCAAGTCGGACTTCATCCTGGCGACCGCCGGGGAGGAACTGGGCCTCGCCGGCCTCGCGGCGATCGTGCTGCTGTACGCGCTGCTGGTGGAGCGCGGCTACCGGGCGGGCCTCGCGCTGCGCGAGCCGTTCGGCCGGCTCCTCGCGGTCGGGCTGGCCTCGATCGTGGCGCTGCAGGTTTTCGTGATCGCGGGCGGAGTCACCGGGCTGATCCCGCTGACCGGCATGGCGATGCCGTTCCTCGCCCAGGGCGGCTCCTCGGTGGTCACCAACTGGGCGATCGTGGCGCTGCTGGTCCGGGTGAGCGACTCGGCGCGCAGCCAGTACGACGGCCGGGAGGCGCCGTGA
- a CDS encoding nuclease-related domain-containing protein has translation MELHVTRWKRYGHDRLYANLPDGTAVGWAEVTTGGITVLRAECRDDVIAVLTKHLQNLTGPVPPDRAPEVQARPVLPPLTPADDLAVNPPGKSIRDLLDESGPGLMERVVSRLLRRSSEWDSWRKGLAGERRVGAELNRLGRHGWRVLHSVPLANKVDIDHLLIGPGGVFSINTKHHHKRAVWVGDDSVKVDHGKPAPYARKSRAEAKRVARVLERYCDFPVPVEPVLVFVGVTELKVAATQLDVRVYQERQVSALAPLSGVLTADQVEQVYGVARHRQAWSRA, from the coding sequence GTGGAGCTGCACGTCACGCGCTGGAAGCGGTACGGGCATGATCGTCTGTACGCCAACCTGCCTGATGGCACCGCGGTCGGTTGGGCGGAGGTCACGACGGGGGGCATCACGGTTTTGCGGGCCGAGTGTCGCGACGACGTGATCGCCGTACTCACGAAGCACTTACAGAACCTCACCGGGCCTGTCCCGCCAGACAGGGCGCCGGAGGTTCAGGCGCGTCCGGTGCTGCCGCCGCTGACGCCGGCCGACGACCTGGCCGTCAACCCTCCCGGGAAGTCCATACGTGATCTGCTCGACGAATCCGGCCCGGGACTGATGGAGCGAGTCGTCTCACGGCTTCTGCGGCGGTCCTCGGAATGGGACTCCTGGCGAAAGGGGTTGGCGGGGGAGCGGCGAGTGGGAGCCGAGCTGAACCGCCTGGGGCGCCACGGCTGGCGGGTCCTGCACTCCGTTCCCTTGGCCAACAAGGTGGATATCGATCACTTACTGATCGGGCCTGGCGGGGTGTTCAGCATCAATACGAAGCACCACCACAAGCGGGCCGTATGGGTCGGGGACGATTCCGTGAAAGTCGATCACGGGAAACCGGCGCCCTACGCACGCAAGAGCCGGGCGGAGGCCAAGCGGGTCGCCCGAGTGCTTGAGCGCTACTGCGACTTCCCGGTACCGGTGGAGCCGGTGCTCGTCTTCGTCGGTGTCACCGAACTCAAGGTCGCCGCCACGCAACTCGATGTCCGGGTGTACCAGGAGCGCCAGGTATCGGCACTCGCACCGCTCTCAGGCGTTCTCACGGCCGACCAGGTGGAGCAGGTGTACGGCGTCGCTCGTCATCGCCAGGCTTGGAGCCGGGCCTGA
- a CDS encoding nuclease-related domain-containing protein, with product MSGLRVVPAFRHGRERLYVCREDGSNVAWYDRETGRVNLLGEDSRDDVLHALQPFLTGPVTVGPPPVPTPAELARLTLHPDDDLAPNRPGEALLVALDRDPGPAHRLRPDPRRRALAAEQTVGGALDELEGAGWHTVHSVPLPGGDRIHHLVIGPGGLFTVHALYARKSRVLVADPMVTLGRREAEPLLRRLRADADRATYALTAEVRPLLALVGPAEVTVTAQPRGVRILTDAELAGLARLGAVLKPADVEALHGMARDRKTWGRL from the coding sequence ATGAGCGGACTGCGCGTGGTGCCGGCCTTCCGGCACGGCCGGGAGCGGCTGTACGTCTGCCGCGAGGACGGATCCAACGTCGCCTGGTACGACCGCGAGACCGGCCGGGTCAACCTGCTCGGCGAGGACAGCAGGGACGACGTGCTGCACGCCCTGCAACCCTTCCTGACCGGCCCGGTCACCGTGGGCCCGCCCCCGGTGCCCACCCCCGCGGAACTCGCCCGGCTCACCCTGCACCCGGACGACGACCTCGCCCCCAACCGCCCCGGCGAGGCCCTGCTCGTCGCCCTCGACCGCGACCCCGGCCCCGCCCACCGGCTGCGCCCCGACCCGCGCCGGCGCGCCCTGGCCGCCGAGCAGACCGTCGGCGGCGCCCTGGACGAGCTGGAGGGCGCCGGCTGGCACACCGTGCACTCCGTCCCGCTGCCCGGCGGCGACCGCATCCACCACCTGGTGATCGGCCCCGGCGGCCTGTTCACCGTCCACGCCCTGTACGCCCGCAAGAGCCGGGTCCTGGTCGCCGACCCGATGGTCACCCTGGGCCGCCGCGAGGCCGAGCCGCTGCTGCGCCGGCTGCGCGCCGACGCCGACCGCGCCACCTACGCCCTGACCGCCGAGGTCCGCCCGCTGCTGGCCCTGGTCGGCCCGGCCGAGGTGACCGTGACGGCACAGCCGCGCGGGGTGCGGATCCTGACGGACGCCGAGCTGGCGGGCCTGGCCCGGCTGGGCGCGGTGCTCAAGCCGGCCGACGTGGAGGCACTGCACGGGATGGCCCGGGACCGGAAGACCTGGGGCAGGCTGTAG
- a CDS encoding SPW repeat protein — translation MATSPQSDMATHPDIIAMRERHEMAERTTSTPRAQAIESMALLTGLYLAASPWITGFNGFSTLAVNNLITGIAYALLMSGGFGRAYDRVHSMAWAACALSLWTIIAPWVVAGDVSTPKTIVNNVIVGVIGLLLALTAAAIGQERRDQTTTGRMSAPYGGGRT, via the coding sequence ATGGCGACCTCTCCCCAGTCCGACATGGCAACTCATCCCGACATCATCGCCATGCGCGAACGCCACGAGATGGCCGAGCGCACCACGAGCACTCCGAGGGCGCAAGCCATCGAGAGCATGGCCCTCCTCACCGGGCTCTACCTCGCGGCCTCGCCCTGGATCACGGGCTTCAACGGCTTCTCGACCCTGGCGGTCAACAACCTGATCACCGGCATCGCCTACGCACTCCTCATGAGCGGCGGCTTCGGCCGGGCCTACGACCGTGTGCACAGCATGGCGTGGGCCGCCTGCGCGCTGAGCCTGTGGACGATCATTGCGCCGTGGGTCGTGGCCGGTGACGTCTCCACGCCGAAGACCATCGTGAACAACGTCATCGTCGGCGTCATAGGCCTGCTGCTGGCCCTGACGGCCGCCGCGATCGGCCAGGAGCGCCGGGACCAGACAACCACCGGCCGCATGTCCGCACCCTATGGGGGAGGCCGGACCTGA
- a CDS encoding GNAT family N-acetyltransferase, whose amino-acid sequence MSDEITLRPVTADDLDLFEREFSGPEGTGPYQWFGFGSPAGLRRQFAETGLLGPDGGVLSVAEAGRTVGRVEWFASTWGRPATSTCWSLAIGLVPAAHGRGIGTQAQRLLAEYLFDHTRAERLQAWTDCANLAEQRALEKAGFVREGVLRSAQWRGGRWHDQVIFSMLRAERSGSEPRR is encoded by the coding sequence ATGTCCGATGAGATCACCCTGCGCCCGGTAACCGCCGACGATCTCGACCTGTTCGAGCGCGAGTTCAGCGGTCCGGAGGGGACCGGCCCGTACCAGTGGTTCGGCTTCGGATCACCGGCCGGCCTGCGCAGGCAATTCGCGGAGACCGGTCTGCTCGGCCCCGACGGCGGCGTGCTCTCCGTCGCGGAGGCGGGCCGGACGGTGGGCCGGGTCGAGTGGTTCGCCAGCACCTGGGGACGGCCCGCCACCTCCACCTGCTGGAGCCTGGCGATCGGCCTGGTGCCCGCCGCGCACGGCCGCGGCATAGGCACCCAGGCCCAACGACTGCTGGCCGAGTACCTCTTCGATCACACCAGGGCCGAGCGGCTTCAAGCCTGGACGGATTGCGCCAACCTTGCTGAGCAGCGTGCGTTGGAGAAGGCGGGCTTCGTCAGGGAGGGCGTGCTGCGCTCCGCACAGTGGCGCGGCGGCCGGTGGCACGACCAGGTGATCTTCTCCATGCTCCGCGCGGAGCGGTCCGGCAGCGAGCCAAGACGATGA
- a CDS encoding sensor histidine kinase — protein MRLTLPHWAGALAVKAAAFIIVMCCALAALLGVLVHVSVTNQTVGQARDLALSRLADATQAYEAGDTLLPGAGVDPEGLPTPLRTLAAAGERGTMVATHRGRPMMWAAGPVAGHRALAVEVDYSQPSRTIAGLDQSILWSSGLAIGATVLVGVFAVTRVTRRLHGTARVARRISAGDLDARVNDPRTQDPTRPQDEVAAVAAALDTMASSLQSKLLSEQRFTADVAHELRTPLTGLHAAAELLPPGRPTELVQDRVAALRTLTEDLLEISRLDTGRERLEVGTEQLGALAARVVRASGTDTEVRILRDVRVETDRRRLERVLGNLVANAHKHGAPPVVLTVDGPVVTVRDHGGGYPGYLVAHGPQRFRTEGGAKGHGLGLTIAVGQAEVLGAALTFTNAVDGGAVATLRLPGGE, from the coding sequence GTGAGGCTCACGCTGCCCCACTGGGCCGGGGCCCTCGCCGTCAAGGCCGCCGCGTTCATCATCGTGATGTGCTGCGCGCTGGCCGCGCTGCTCGGCGTGCTGGTCCATGTCTCGGTGACCAACCAGACCGTCGGCCAGGCCCGCGACCTGGCGCTGTCCCGGCTCGCCGACGCCACGCAGGCGTACGAGGCCGGGGACACGCTGCTGCCGGGAGCCGGGGTGGACCCGGAGGGGCTGCCGACGCCGCTGCGGACCCTGGCGGCGGCCGGGGAGCGCGGCACAATGGTCGCCACCCACCGGGGGCGGCCGATGATGTGGGCGGCGGGGCCGGTGGCCGGGCACCGGGCGCTGGCCGTGGAGGTCGACTACTCGCAGCCGTCCCGCACCATCGCCGGACTCGACCAGTCGATCCTGTGGTCGTCGGGGCTGGCGATCGGCGCGACCGTGCTGGTCGGCGTGTTCGCGGTGACCCGGGTGACCCGGCGGCTGCACGGCACCGCGCGGGTGGCCCGGCGGATCAGCGCCGGCGACCTGGACGCCCGGGTGAACGACCCCCGGACGCAGGATCCGACCCGCCCGCAGGACGAGGTCGCCGCGGTGGCCGCGGCCCTGGACACGATGGCGTCGAGCCTGCAGAGCAAGCTGCTGAGCGAGCAGCGGTTCACCGCTGACGTCGCGCACGAGCTGCGCACTCCGCTGACCGGGCTGCACGCGGCGGCCGAGCTGCTGCCTCCCGGGCGGCCGACGGAGCTGGTGCAGGACCGGGTGGCCGCGCTGCGCACGCTCACCGAGGACCTGCTGGAGATCTCCCGGCTGGACACCGGCCGGGAGCGGCTGGAGGTCGGCACGGAACAGCTGGGGGCGCTGGCCGCGCGGGTGGTGCGGGCCTCGGGCACCGACACCGAGGTGCGGATCCTGCGGGACGTCCGGGTGGAGACCGACCGGCGGCGGCTGGAGCGGGTGCTCGGGAACCTGGTGGCCAACGCGCACAAGCACGGGGCACCACCGGTGGTGCTGACGGTGGACGGGCCGGTGGTGACCGTGCGGGACCACGGGGGCGGGTATCCGGGGTACCTGGTGGCCCATGGGCCGCAGCGGTTCCGTACCGAGGGCGGGGCCAAGGGGCACGGGCTCGGGCTGACCATCGCGGTGGGCCAGGCGGAGGTGCTGGGCGCCGCGCTGACCTTCACCAACGCGGTGGACGGGGGCGCGGTCGCCACTCTGAGGCTGCCCGGGGGCGAGTAG
- a CDS encoding Ku protein, which yields MRSIWNGAISFGLVSIPIKLVNATESHAISFRQIHTEDNGRIRYRKVCELEEREVTQGEIGKGYEDADGTIIPITDEDLSHLPIPTARTIEIVAFVPADRIDPLQMDAAYYLAASGAPAAKPYTLLREALKRSNKVAIAKYALRGRERLGMLRVVGDAIAMHGLLWPDEVRAPEGVAPDVDVTIRDKELDLADALMDTLGEVDMDDLHDEYREALEEVIAAKASGEAPPEAPAPAAGGKVLDLMAALENSVRAARESRAAAGSEAEVRSLRQDRAAPKEPAGKKSTSTTTKKTATAKKAAPARKSTSKAGEAAKKTGAAAKSTTTKKTSPKKTTSRKRSA from the coding sequence GTGCGATCGATATGGAACGGCGCCATCTCCTTCGGCCTCGTCAGCATCCCGATCAAGCTGGTGAACGCCACCGAGAGCCACGCCATCTCCTTCCGGCAGATCCACACCGAGGACAACGGCCGCATCCGCTACCGCAAGGTGTGCGAACTGGAGGAGCGCGAGGTCACGCAGGGGGAGATCGGCAAGGGGTACGAGGACGCCGACGGCACGATCATCCCGATCACCGACGAGGACCTCTCCCACCTGCCCATCCCCACGGCCCGCACCATCGAGATCGTGGCCTTCGTCCCGGCCGACCGCATCGACCCCCTCCAGATGGACGCGGCCTACTACCTCGCGGCCAGTGGAGCCCCCGCCGCCAAGCCGTACACCCTGCTGCGCGAGGCCCTCAAGCGCAGCAACAAGGTCGCCATCGCCAAGTACGCACTGCGCGGCCGGGAACGCCTCGGCATGCTGCGGGTCGTCGGCGACGCCATCGCCATGCACGGGCTGCTCTGGCCGGACGAGGTCCGGGCCCCGGAGGGCGTCGCCCCCGACGTGGACGTCACCATCCGGGACAAGGAACTCGACCTCGCGGACGCCCTGATGGACACGCTCGGCGAGGTCGACATGGACGACCTGCACGACGAGTACCGGGAGGCGCTGGAGGAGGTCATCGCCGCGAAGGCCTCCGGCGAGGCCCCGCCCGAGGCCCCGGCGCCCGCCGCCGGCGGCAAGGTGCTCGACCTGATGGCCGCCCTGGAGAACAGCGTGCGCGCGGCCCGGGAGTCCCGCGCGGCCGCCGGCTCCGAGGCCGAGGTCAGATCCCTGCGGCAGGACCGGGCCGCACCCAAGGAACCGGCCGGCAAGAAGTCGACGTCCACGACCACGAAGAAGACGGCCACCGCGAAGAAGGCCGCACCCGCACGCAAGTCGACGTCCAAGGCGGGGGAGGCCGCGAAGAAGACGGGGGCCGCGGCGAAGAGCACGACGACGAAGAAGACCTCACCCAAGAAGACCACGTCCCGCAAGCGCTCGGCGTGA
- the ligD gene encoding non-homologous end-joining DNA ligase codes for MTPITEVEGRRVALSNLEKVLYPETGFTKGELLHYYATTAAALLPHLRDRAVSFLRYPDGPDGQLFFTKNVPPGTPDWVTTAEVPRSSADSPARMVVVQDLPSLVWAANLVTEFHTHQWLVQSPQEADRLVFDLDPGAPATIVHCCEVALWLRERLAADGIEAYPKTAGSKGLHLLAAVRGSSSERTSEYAKALAVEAERAMPRLVVHRMTKSLRPGKVFVDWSQNAARKTTATPYTVRARRAPLVSAPVTWEEVADCRSAAQLEFRAEDIAPRLQDLGDLMAVLTAPERAVPLP; via the coding sequence ATGACGCCTATCACAGAGGTGGAGGGGCGCCGGGTCGCGCTCAGCAACCTGGAGAAGGTGCTGTATCCGGAGACCGGCTTCACCAAAGGGGAGCTGCTGCACTACTACGCGACCACCGCCGCGGCCCTGCTGCCGCACCTGCGGGACCGGGCGGTGTCCTTCCTGCGCTATCCGGACGGCCCGGACGGACAGCTGTTCTTCACCAAGAACGTGCCGCCGGGTACGCCCGACTGGGTCACCACCGCCGAGGTGCCGCGGTCGTCGGCGGACAGCCCGGCCCGGATGGTGGTGGTGCAGGACCTGCCCAGCCTGGTCTGGGCGGCGAACCTGGTCACCGAGTTCCACACGCACCAGTGGCTGGTGCAGTCCCCGCAGGAGGCGGACCGGCTGGTGTTCGACCTGGATCCGGGCGCGCCCGCGACGATCGTGCACTGCTGCGAGGTCGCCCTGTGGCTGCGCGAGCGGCTCGCGGCGGACGGGATCGAGGCGTACCCGAAGACGGCCGGCTCGAAGGGGCTGCATCTACTGGCGGCGGTGCGGGGCAGCTCTTCCGAACGGACGTCCGAGTACGCGAAGGCGCTGGCGGTGGAGGCCGAGCGGGCGATGCCCCGGCTGGTGGTGCACCGGATGACCAAGAGCCTCCGGCCGGGGAAGGTGTTCGTGGACTGGAGCCAGAACGCGGCCCGGAAGACCACGGCCACCCCGTACACCGTGCGCGCCCGCCGGGCCCCGCTGGTGTCGGCGCCGGTGACCTGGGAGGAGGTCGCCGACTGCCGCAGCGCCGCGCAGCTGGAGTTCCGGGCGGAGGACATCGCCCCACGGCTCCAGGACCTCGGCGACCTGATGGCGGTGCTGACGGCCCCGGAGCGGGCCGTACCCCTGCCCTGA
- a CDS encoding protein-tyrosine phosphatase family protein, with protein MRIRGKQPDVPAPDSPWSEVVPGLWMGGHQFRGRSGRLELAVVRDEFDLVQSLLRLPGYGPDAGVEHHVWPIPDGPLDGTQLAGVIRLARAVNEALDAGRRVLVRCYHGYNRSGLVVGHALVQRGDSADQAIQLIRARRSAWALHNELFVEYLRAGLATVRLLEELTE; from the coding sequence TTGCGTATCCGCGGAAAGCAGCCCGACGTACCGGCTCCGGACAGCCCGTGGAGCGAGGTCGTGCCCGGCCTGTGGATGGGCGGGCACCAGTTCCGGGGCCGTTCCGGCCGGCTGGAGCTCGCCGTCGTACGAGACGAGTTCGATCTGGTGCAGTCCCTGCTGCGGCTGCCGGGGTACGGGCCCGATGCGGGCGTGGAGCACCATGTGTGGCCGATTCCGGACGGGCCGCTGGACGGGACGCAGCTCGCCGGGGTGATCCGGCTGGCGCGGGCGGTGAACGAGGCGCTGGATGCGGGCCGCCGGGTGCTCGTGCGCTGTTACCACGGGTACAACCGCTCGGGGCTGGTCGTCGGGCACGCCCTGGTCCAGCGGGGTGACTCGGCCGACCAGGCGATCCAGCTGATCCGGGCCCGGCGCTCGGCGTGGGCGCTGCACAACGAGCTGTTCGTGGAGTACCTGCGGGCGGGCCTGGCGACCGTGCGGCTGCTGGAGGAGCTGACCGAGTAG